In the Neomonachus schauinslandi chromosome 13, ASM220157v2, whole genome shotgun sequence genome, one interval contains:
- the SSNA1 gene encoding Sjoegren syndrome nuclear autoantigen 1 — protein sequence MTQQGAALQNYNNELVKCIEELCQKREELCRQIQQEEDEKQRLQNEVRQLTEKLARVNENLARKIASRNEFDRTIAETEAAYLKILESSQTLLSVLKREAGNLTKATASEQKSGGGGKDS from the exons ATGACCCAGCAGGGCGCGGCGCTGCAGAATTACAACAACGAGCTGGTTAAGT GCATCGAGGAGTTGTGCCAGAAGCGAGAGGAGCTGTGTCGGCAGATCCAGCAGGAGGAGGATGAGAAGCAGAGGCTGCAGAATGAGGTGAGGCAGCTGACGGAGAAACTGGCTCGAGTCAATGAGAACCTGGCGCGCAAGATTGCCTCTCGCAACGAGTTTGACCGGACCATCGCGGAGACAGAGGCCGCCTACCTAAAG ATCCTGGAGAGCTCGCAGACTCTGCTCAGTGTCCTGAAGAGGGAGGCTGGGAACTTGACCAAGGCCACAGCCTCAGAGCAGAAGAGCGGCGGTGGGGGCAAGGACAGCTGA